A window from Leptospira meyeri encodes these proteins:
- a CDS encoding ATP-binding protein produces the protein MFLPPDMSSVKHFRKDLRRTLEDNGFSADHIMNIELAADEALTNAVSANVSCHCDETIICRWRIDSSKFTLYILDYGSGLSEEGSLPDTDKELLRSNQSQCFSTFLDHIKNHQSKKPDTLPYNGFGQKHKNMGKGLKIINAMMDSVKVMFHGEGMVDEAPAGFKVMGSIIALEYDRSKHL, from the coding sequence ATGTTTTTACCTCCTGATATGTCTTCCGTCAAACATTTCAGAAAAGATCTCAGACGAACCCTAGAAGACAATGGGTTTAGTGCAGACCATATCATGAACATTGAACTGGCCGCCGATGAGGCGCTAACAAATGCAGTCTCTGCCAATGTTTCTTGTCACTGTGACGAAACCATCATCTGCCGTTGGAGGATTGATTCTTCCAAATTTACACTTTATATTTTAGATTATGGATCAGGACTATCAGAGGAAGGTTCCCTCCCTGATACCGACAAAGAACTTCTTAGATCCAACCAATCACAATGTTTTAGCACCTTCCTTGACCATATCAAAAATCACCAAAGTAAAAAACCGGATACACTTCCTTATAATGGTTTCGGCCAAAAACATAAGAACATGGGAAAAGGATTGAAAATTATCAATGCCATGATGGACTCCGTTAAAGTAATGTTTCACGGAGAAGGAATGGTAGACGAAGCACCGGCGGGATTCAAAGTTATGGGTTCCATCATCGCTCTCGAATACGACCGTTCCAAACACTTATAA